GGCAGAAGTGGAGTTTGCCCTCCTGTGTCATGAActggccaggctctgctcctgggCCCTGGACCTGAGTTTATCTGGCATCTGTCAGGAATGTCCTTCAGGAAGGAAGCACTTGGGTGCTCAACAGTGTCTCAAACTGTTGTCTCTTTGAGAACTACCAGTGATGTCCAAAGACAGTCTGaactccttcctttcctttccacaACAGTCTGAACTCCTTCCTTTCCAGAGGCAAGGACTGTGACTGACAAAATTTCAGGCTCTGATTAAATTCTGGTATATCAGAATCAGCTGAATTCCCCCTCAGCCCTTGCTGCTGTGAGCTGGCCTAGCTAGAATAGTAAATTGATTTGGTATTGCTTCTTTAGACCCCAGAAATGTTAGGGAGTATTTTGTAGTTTTAAAAGCTAAGGTTTCACTATTTATAGCGCAATTACCTTGTCTTAACCCCATCCTCAACACCTGACAGCTCttcatttctttcctctgtcAGGCTAGGGAACTTTTTAATacttgtaatattttttctattatcATTCACTctagatttatttatttagcttcatgctttcagtttttgaaaatgtttcccTCCAGTCTTTTTAGGCTCTACACTTCTCCCTATCTATATGTCTGAGGTAAATTTGGAGTCTTTTCTGACAAGTTTTAATTGGCTGATGAAGTACCAGAAAAGGAGCCATTTCCAGAGAGCCACTGACTTGCTCTACTGTGTAAGAGAAAGATGAATGTTCAGAAGATTTCAAATAGCTGCACAATGCATCCCACTGCTCTGACTTTGAGGACGTTTTTCTCTGTTACAGCTGGCATCATCTGTTTTATAATTTACACTAAGTGAACAAGCTGTTTTAAACCTGTAGGCTTTGTTTAAACAGCACAGTCGGAGATTTATGATGTATACTGTTGAGATCAATGTAGCCTGTGTATCACTGTCAGGTGTTTACTTCGAGCTTTCTGTGAGCTGTGGAGTGAGGTTTATACAAAGTATGTATGGAGCAGGGGTTCACAGCTCAGACAGTTTGTGCATATTATCAAAAATGGCATCTCCCAGAGACAGCTCCTGACTGTTCAGCTCAATTTCTTGCAGTTACTGTCAGAAGGTACCCAGGACTGAGAGAGTCCGGATGTATTCTGCACACAGAAGAGTCAGGCTAGAAGTTTTTTGTAGCCTCTGTTTTGTCCTCTCTTTTATATACATTACATGCCAAGATACCGGCAACATTATCAGTGGGTGGTAGCTCAGGGGAATACATCTCACTGCTCTGGAGTGTCCAAGCAGGAGGTGGCTTGCCCTGGTAACACAGATTTACTATGTTCTGTATCACCTTCCTGCACCTGTGTGTGCAGGCACGTAAGTTGCAGGTCACAGCCACAGAATCTTTCTCATGGTGCCATTCCTGCCTCCACTGACTGCCCAAATCTGGGTGTAAAGTCTTACACACTGTGCTTGATGATAATCAGACACAATTCTTAAAACCCATGGTATGCACAGGCAGCCCTGTCATGGGTAGCTGGGGGCTGGGCAGAGAAATAGATTCGTGGGTCTTTATGCAAGTGACTGAGAGAAAGAGTCATCTCCAGCAGTGGTTGGGAGCAGATGCTTGACCCTGATATGTGCTGAttggttttggggtgctttgGGGATGCAGGAGGCGCCTGAACATTGTTAATCTGTCATCCCCTACCTGCTCAGCATCTTCAGGGAATGCAGCAGTGACCCCTCTGCCTGACACCCCAATCTATATCAGGTGACAAAGGAGAAAGTCCCTTTGCCTCTGGACTTAGACACAGTTGAGCCCTTCTGGGAATTTTCACAGAACCCCATGGgaatttttcttcccctgcccAAGTTCTCTTTTTGATGTGTATTTGTCTCTTTCTCCCATTACTTCCTTCCTGTTGTGCTTAGCTCTAAGAAATTACTACATTGATCACAACATAATTGCAAAACATCAAGAATTTATTCATTTCCAAGTAGCATAGAGTCTAAAGTTAGGCGCTGCCTTCGTATTTCttcattcttattttaaatCAAGCGAATCTATATACATGTTTTCAGACATCTGTATAAATTATGCAACCACTCAGGGAGTTTCCTGTTTACACACAATACTTCCAGAAGCACTCAGAAAGATTCCCACGTTTCTTGTACTGTTTCCTGTCCTTGGTCAAGAAGCGTCCCAGCAAAGCAATTCGAGGATGATTCCCATAGAAAGTCTGAAATCAAACAGCATTAGAGGTTACTGGTGGGTGCTTCCCAGAGGGAAAGTACACTCTCCACTGCCCCCACCCTTCCTGATcacccagccctgtgtcctgaCGGGGGGGAAGGAAGGGACTGCCCAGTGAGATCTCTGCTTTAGATGTTGCACTAAAACTCATCCCTGTCTCATAATGGTTCATAATAAATCTGATAGTATCATGTAGCCTGTGCTGGGGGTGTGGTGGTGGAAATGCTGGTGTCTGGGCTGATGAAGCTCAAAATTGGCCTTTACTTAGCTGTTATtctaggggggaaaaaaaattggagggTTTAGAATTAAATGGTCTGGATTACTTGCTCTCTctttgattttttccctttccatttcttcccccctcccctgcctaTCTAACTACTAAGTGATTCCAGCTTCAAGAACACTGGCATACTACTTTAGTCTATACTGTTCATGAAGTCTGGATCTGAAATGATATCTTGGTAACAATTCTGTGTAGTTTAAagtcttatttttcttgtttcagtgACAGATGGTCATTTACTTACCTCTTTGATATTTTCCTCTGAGTTGTAGTTGCTGGGGGTAAGACCTGTTAGAGGGAGACACAGTGAAATGTTTTACCATTTAGAAATCCTGAATTAGGCGAGTAATTCTCACATGCCATAATGCTATAGCTGACAGAGGTCTTGGGCTGGAATGTACAAGGGTAACATCTATTGCTTCCCAAACCATCCATTGCTATCGATTCTGCACTTTCTGCAAGTATTGATGTTTTGTAAGACTgctattttgttctgtttgccAGTTCCTCTTAGGCCAATCTTCTTGCCCTGATTTTGCTATCTGGAAGTTTTGCAGCGCTCATCTGGAGACTTTGAGGTGGTGTTGAGCTGCAGGCATGGCTGCTCAGCAGGTTTCCCCAAAGTCCCTGAAACAAAGCTGTTTGTTGCTTATACCATAACATTGTATTTTAGCAAATACCTGGGAGCTGGGGTATGATACCTGTGGAAGCTGGAGGTACAAACCATGGGCACTCTCCCACTGCTGTGGTAAATCCTCACCTGCTTTGTTGTCCTCAGCCAGTGTgcccaggagctctggcaggaactggagcagggaggtgctTCTGAGGCTGCCCAACCGCTCCAGGTTTAACCTCGAATCTTCATCAGCTGCCAATGGAAGATGACAGAAACAGGTATAAGGTGAGTCTGCATCCTTGTTTCAGTCTGTCTCAGGTGATTTCTGATCAGGTCTGTTGGCCCCACCTGTTGAATATTTTTGTGGAAGCACCAGCCGTCCATCCTTATTTAATTATAATAGGGGATAGTTGGGTTTGTATTCCTTTCGTTGCAAAGCTTTGAGAAAAGGTACCTTCCTGATGTTAATCTCAGATTCTCATTTCTCTGGCAGATGTTTTGTTAGAAAAGGTTTTGACCAACAGCAGCCCTTTCTGTCACTTGAGGTACTCAACCTCATCCTTCCAGTACACAGCCCAGACTGgtatgtaattttttaaattttactttagtTCATTTCCTTTATCAACTAGTTCCTATGCTGCAGCTTTCCTGTGAATAAAGACAAAACTTCCTGTTCATGACATATTAACCTGCTCAGTTTTGCAATTACTAAATCCAATAGAAAGTATGGAAGTGCAGGAATAAAGGTAGGAAAACTTACAACTTATTTTGGCAGCTGTGCTTCTTGGTGCATTTCAGTCATCTCTCATTTAATGTGTGTTCCAGTACAGATGTTACAACTTTTCCCAACACAACAGCTTGCTGGTAGAATTAATTTATCTGTGCATAGAGAATCTAGAATTCTGTGGCTAGCCTGTGCCCCAAGGCAGGTTGCCAACAGAAGCCCTTAGCAGTGTTATATTCCAGGTAACTTGGGTTTGTGTAATCTGAGCAGTAAATTTCATCTTTGCTAATATATATATAGCAGACATCCAAAATTGTGGGCAACCAGAGGGTGTCATTATCAAACACTGTTTGTGTAGATGAATACAATTTTGTAATTGGAGGTGACTCTATGGAGTTTCTGTTGCTCTGACCTGCAGGGATGGGTGTGATTGTGTAGCTCCTCACATGGAGATGTaacaaaataaactgaaaataatcTCCCAACATTTCCCAAGCTTGCACAAAGATCAGGAACTTGAAGAACTTGGACATGCATGTTATTAGTTTATTCACTGCATAAAAGGACAGTTGCTAAGGACAGTGGGGATTTCATTATAGGACTCAGAATAAGAATACAAAAAATTTCCAGTGCTATGTGGAGGCAAATCTGTATCTCTGGCCATGGATTATTCTTTAAAGCAGAGCAGTGCTAGCAGGTAAATGTGCTttgagttaaaaataaaacaacaacaaaataaacaagCCCAAACTTAACCCTCTTTAAGAGAGTTCATCTTCTGTCTTCTCTACTCCTAGAGACTTTTTATATTAGCAAAGAAGATCTAAGAAGCACAGTGTCTTGAACCTAATGCAATAATGATTAGAGCCAGCTATGATGTGACAGATATTACTCATATTGAGTCAGGGGTACCTGTAAATGCAAATTACATTGTGGAAGGCTTGAGAAGATGCTGGCTTAGTGAGCCCAACATTTTCAAAGCGGACTAGGGACTGCTGATACCTATAAACCAGCACAACAGCTGTTGCAAAgcaggtaagagcagccacttttTAGTAGTCAGCTTTATGCAGTAACTTCTGGGTTGGTTTGCCTGTTCTTTCAGAACTCATTTCAGAAAGTCTTCCAGTACCAGTCAGGTCTGATGACAGAAACCTTCCAGATTCTGCTGTGCATTTTTGCTGAGCCATTTCAAACTTTGAGCATTGTTTTCTCAAGCAAAGATTTATTCTTTCCCTGGGCTGAATGGAATCTGAATTAGTGCCAACAAATAGCATTCTCAGTACCTACGAGTATAAGAGAGATTTGCCTGTTGTTGATGTTTGCAATAGGTTTCCCCCTTTCTAAACACAAAATAGCTCATTTCAAAGGGTGGAAACAGGAGAAACTGTACAGCCAAGTTTCTTAAAGTTAGCCAATGCCTATAATGCTCAGACACTGAATACCAGCTTGCATTCAGTGCTGTAAGGCTCAGATAcctttttcttctcaatttaTACTTTTGTTTCCTGGAtctcagagcagcaggagtaACTGTTTAGAGCACCCAACCTCCCCAGTGTACAAGAGCAGCACCCACTGATAGGTTCCTTATGCTGCTGGTGTCCTGGAggcattcctgcttttcctgcagctgagcagcacagaTACAGGCCCCTTGGAAAGCAcacctgctgcttttctggttttactgctccagcccctgcatGATAACCATTAAAATCAAAAGACTTACCTGAGTGTTGATAAGACATCTCACTGGCATTGATGATGGGCAGAGACAAGAGAGGACAGGAGAAGCTGACGATAATGAGACAGCAAAGTATCAGCTTATGCATTGTTGCTGTGTTGGACGTTTTGTTGTGTCTAACCCTGTAACTCAGAACTCCTGTCTAACTGTAGCCTCAGCTCCCAGTTTCACCCATTATATAGCCACTCATGACCTCATAAATATCATCATGTTCTCTCCCCccttcaaaaaaaatccaatgaaTTTATTGCCCATTGATTCTAAATGGAAACCACTTTGCATTGATGTAATTTTTCAAGGTAACAGTTCATAGACAATAAATTTACTGTCTTATAGCTTGGTGTACAAAATGGATATTATATCAAACCAAGCACAGTAAAGTTTATAAAtctggcatttaaaaaaaagtaactttcaGTTATAAATCATGAGTTAACAAAAGGGTCAGACGTTGGTTGAAATGACCAGGGCAAGAGACAGCTGATTTATGAGCCTTAGCAGTCTTGACGCAAAGCATCTGATAtgaaatgcacttttttttccctctctctttggTGAGATGGATGAATGTGTTGTCTTGTATTTGTTGTGCCAGAAAAAGTAAAGAAGAGAGGGAGTTAAAAAAGATTGTTAACTTACAAAGATAATATTAGGAGAATtcaattttttaattctgttttgctCCCCCTTGCAGAACTTCACATCTATTTATTTGGGAAGACCTCATCCAATGGTGCCCTGGAGAATTGTCTTGGCAGAGGAAGCACAGCTTCCATCTGGAGACTTTTTGGTACATATAAACTACTTTGGTTGATATTAAACACAGGTCCCTCAATAGACTGGAAGACTGTTTTCCATTTCACTTATCTTCTCTTTCAGTTGGAACTAACTACTTAATTCTGAGTATGTTAGCAAGGTTTTTCCCCTGTTTGCCTTTTGCTTTTGCCTAATGCTAACACAGGAGTTGCCTTATGTCATCTCATCACTATAGTCCTTGTTTCCCTCCATCCAGCGTATTTTGTCTTCTTTGCTTTTGATTTATCATATCACAGAGCAAGGACTGACTGGACTGGTCCCTCACCTTCATTCTCTGTGCAGTGTCATATCCAACTGTACAGAGCCttgaaaataatgtaaaagtTAAGTTTATGGCAATATTCTTTCCTTTTAATGGTGAGAAGATAATGCCTGTTCATAGCAAATTGAGGTTTGTTACTTTTCTGCCtctcaaatatttttgtctttaaaatgcCATGAAATCCAACTACTGTTACTAAAGTTGTTTCCTTATGCTGAGTTTTGTGGTAAGTTTAAGTTGCAGAAGGTGTAAACTTACCTGCTTCTcatctttttcctttattagCATTGCCTGTCaaagattaatttttatattgtaCATCCTGTGGCTCCTAAGACTAATTTCAGATTGTCTGCATCAGTCATATAGAACAAAAGTATTTATGCTGCAGGTCTAACTCAAGGGAAGCAGGCCTCCCTTTGTGGGCTAACAGGGTGTCCAGAAACACCCTGGGCTCCAAAAGAGGTTGGGGTTGTAAAGCAGCTCTGGAAGTCTCATACTCTAATCTCCCTGATCCAAGCAGGGCTAACCAGAACAGTTGGTCCAGGAGTGTGTCTAGTCAGGTTTGAATAGATTCAAGGATGGAATGGGGCAGAATTTCAAAAGTAAGCTTGATAAAGCCTTTGGCATCCCTGTGTGAGTTCAAATGCTCTGATCTGAGTGCACAGGTGGCGGTGGTGGGAAAGGACCTGCAGAGGTCCTGCCAGCCTAAACGTCTCTGAACTTCCCTGTgtgcacagagagggctggTATTTGACTTGTCTTGACTATTGAACATATGCTTTAGGTATGTGAACTACAAATCCTGTTTCTCTGGACTTCTCTTTGCTGAGCTGAATGTTTATGGCAAAAGAATTTCTCTACAGAATTAACCTAATATGTTTTATTCCCCCTTCTCCTGTGCTTCCCTATGAGAAAGCTAAGTAGCAAGAGAGGAATTCTCTCTCCTCATCTGAGTCATGCAGCTCTTCGTTCCAAAACTGCAGACAGTAATTAGGTCTGATTTGATGCATGATCTCACTGTTGGTGCTGGATGCTCTGTCCAAATGCTTCTCCTTCAGTGAACTATCAATGACAATGGTATTAGCAATATTCACTCTAAGCATCCTCCAAGGAAAGCTAATGAAGCAGCATTACCAGCAACTGCTGTCCTTTGTCTTTTCTCAAGGAAGACTCAGCCTCTTAGAGCCATCATGAAGTGCGTCATGCTCAAGTTGGGCAGCTTGCCCGCAGCTTATTGCCTCTGCTTAGGTCTGAAGTTGTCACTTAGACACTCTTTCCTCTCCCAAAATGTCAAAGGCATCTCCCTCGGACGACAGTGCCAACGTCATCATGCCAAGCAAGGAAACAGCTCATCCTCAACAAAGGTACAAAGCCCTGGATCCATGGGAGAGGGAAGTCAATGGGAATGGCACTCGGAGAACGTGGAAATTGATTGGAAACTCCTCTGCAATAGTTTGTGGGGAAAGTTTTCAAAGTActtatttatgtttatttagCCTTTCAAGTGCCTCAGGGCAGCAGTAGATAAATAAATTACAGTAGTAGGATTAGATAAATGATAAATTACAGAGAAAATTCTAAGCATTAAATATATGTTAACTTATCATAAAAAATTATCCTTCATGATCAGAAGAAACAATTCCTAGTTTAATATGATGGCTCATGAATAGCAAGTTGCTAGTGAAGCCAAGAcaactttataaaaaaaaaaaaataagactcAGTGAAACCAATCacaaacatccccaaaaattaCCTACTTCTGTGTAAAATAGTATGGATGAAATATAATCTATAACACAACAATCCTTTCCCCTGTTACTAAGTGTTTTATGGAAAGCAAGCAAGAGTTTTTATTAGTCAAATATTGTGACAGTTGGCAAAACCAGGAATTGGAGAAGGTGTTGATTTACCAGCAGTATTTGTATGAGGGACTTCCTCAGAGAATATAACTTCTAGTGTAAAACTTTGGCTTGAATTTGGTTTACAAGAAGAGAGGTGTGCAGTAGAATGATTTTGTATTGGCACTGTAATTCCAGATGAGCTTGTTATTTTATGAATACCCATCTCTTCCTTGAATTTTACTAGCATTTTTAACTTAAAAGTGTTGTTTCAATGAGTTGGCTGGAGAAACATTTgcactttattattttttattaatttttctggtAGGGTCTATTGTATAGGGGTTTGAGGGTTTTTGCTTTGCTGTCACTGCAGATACCTGTTCTCATTAACACCTAAAAAGTTTATCTTGACTTAAAGTTTAACATTTTAGCTGATTTTTCAGCTACATAACATGATTATTAGATTTATTTTGCATACTGAAATAGCTACCTCATGAGACCATATATGCACTAAGGTGGCTTTTTTCTGCTACCAAATTACATTATCCTATTTATCCTATGCCTTTTAATGTATGGTTAAAATAGCCTGTTTGGAGAAtaaggaaatgaaaggaaagaactaactataattttctttttgaagatgATTCCTCTGCTCACTGTGTGTGAGCTGTAAGGCAGCACATGTTGGTAACACCACAGAGGACATATTTGGGTATGCATAGGAGTATTTAATCTTCAGAATTTCTTTCAATGTCTTGTAATACCTCTGAGAGGTTCTGACCTAGGCTGTCTTGTTCTGACTTGGGTTCAAGGTGTGTAGGTATGTGCTTGCCTGGACACACACCCCTGTGTGATGAAGATGATGTGTCCTTGGGCCTCCCTGaagatgttttattttgctacaGAATTGGCAAGGTCTAAAAATTCTTGAGCATGGGATTACAGCTGCCAAAACACTGCTCCTTTGTAGTATAGTTTCCACCAgtttgagggggaaaaacccTCTTGCTCTTtgtcctgctgggctggccCACTGTAGTCTGGGTATATTCTCCAAGTGAAGCTTGACAAACTGGTCCCTGATTCCCCTGTCCTCTCAGCACTGCAGAATTACCATCCTGAACCTTCATGCTGTTTGACGTGAAGGAAAGTAAATCTGGCATGACTGAGACTTGGAAATCCAGCACGTCAATATCTTACGGGAATTGAGTTCTGGATAACGCAGCCACAAACAGAGGAGCTGAAACCAGATCCTGAAATAAGGTTTCTTTCACAAAAAACAAAGTAATGGAACTAACTACGCAattacagtttatttttaaaactgaaattatggCAGCAGAGTGTGTAAGGAAAGAGAGGAACACATCTGCAGCAATGCTGGAACTTTCTCTGTACCTTTCACCTGCTATCCCAAGGTATCCCAAATAGTCTGTTCAGCTCTAATAAGAAATTCTGATCtagataaaagcaaaataaaagcttctttatttcctttttctggtCATCCCACTGGTCATCACAGagaggagcacagagcagccttGCTGAAAGGCACAGGCTGTTTCATAGCTCTCTCCATCCTTCTCATTTCATCAGTCCAGCACACCCATTTCTGTAACACTGCTGCACTTGGAACCAGTAAAATTTTCCAATTTGGGTTTCTTTGTCGCCGAGAACTCTGTTGTGAGACATTCTCAAGGTAAAACATTTGCACAAATATTTCAATAATGCAGAGTAGCCCAAATCAGCCCTGAGCTAGCCAGCACTCCAGTCCTTCCTGCCTGAGGTGGGGGAGTGGGGGCAGAGAGGTGTTGGGAAGAACAGGGCCAGGTGAGCTCGGTGTCCTGCTGGaacagggcccagagctgcagagcctcTGTGGGacctgcagggtttggggtggggagagCCCAGGGTCAGGTGTGTGTTTGGCTGGgattgtggggctggggatgtgtgtttgggttttggggaggttgatgtgtggatgtgtttgttttggggggatCGGTGTGCGTGtggttgggtttgggggtgagtggttgggtttggggggctcgggTGTGTGTGGCTGGCTGTGTTTGGGGGGGTCAATATGTGTTTGGTGAGGTTGGGGGGTCAGTGTGTATGGGTATGAtactggggataccagtatcataaagtcaccccaggacattccaccccttatccccatatcgtcaacttattatcaaaattaatatatatatatatattttaactctacaacacatacattcatgatcttcacccaaccatcagatctctctgaggtacacattgtgttgttccatctttccgcattatccgtgtgcaacccggtccctgagcaaaaacagccccacgttgggcgccaaaaactgtatttgtcctagtttagggcaaattagggaggaaaactccaaatggggatttcctcagggaaaagccccctccccac
The Poecile atricapillus isolate bPoeAtr1 chromosome 22, bPoeAtr1.hap1, whole genome shotgun sequence genome window above contains:
- the UTS2 gene encoding urotensin-2 is translated as MHKLILCCLIIVSFSCPLLSLPIINASEMSYQHSADEDSRLNLERLGSLRSTSLLQFLPELLGTLAEDNKAGLTPSNYNSEENIKETFYGNHPRIALLGRFLTKDRKQYKKRGNLSECFWKYCV